The Candidatus Eisenbacteria bacterium DNA segment GATCGACACCTACGCGCGCGAGGAGATCGCCGCCGAGGGATCGAACGTGGTCACGGTGAGCCGCTTCGATTTCTTCGATCTCCTCACCGATTTCGACGCGTTTCTTCAGGCGGTCCGCCGGAACCCGGCGCTCGACCTCGAGGACTACGAATACCTTTCGGAGCGGGTCGAGACGTCGATCGCGCGCGATGCGATCGTCGACCGGCGAGTCTCCGTCCGCGCCGGGGATCGCGCCGTCCGAAACGTGAACCTTCAAGGAAGAACCGAGTCGTTCGCGTCGA contains these protein-coding regions:
- a CDS encoding ABC transporter permease, whose amino-acid sequence is MTLEGIRIALAALRENKLRTFLTLLGNIVGTMAVIAVVSLLGGIDTYAREEIAAEGSNVVTVSRFDFFDLLTDFDAFLQAVRRNPALDLEDYEYLSERVETSIARDAIVDRRVSVRAGDRAVRNVNLQGRTESFAS